The following proteins are encoded in a genomic region of Cryptomeria japonica chromosome 11, Sugi_1.0, whole genome shotgun sequence:
- the LOC131859744 gene encoding pectinesterase-like, whose translation MASQLLLLLVVVIVVLFSQSEGATPQNGIQSACELAPDRKSCESSLSENPGSLRGGPKDMTHIALNMSISNAQTVGGFISSDSRRSSMNAKQSQAVDDCLQLYDLTVYYLTESLSILTDSSLQWKDAVDIQSYLSAALTSQITCLDGLNEANIDLHLLSFTDHVPNASRSVSNSLAIVEKLFIRAMKSSKTSVHSRRLLSDAHQVDHEPLDDDFSSWLSGEDRRLLLQTVAGVNLTGNMVTVARNGSGDYTTITDAINAVANKSANRSVIYVTAGVYEEYVSVASNKYNIMLIGDGKDVTVITGNRSFVDGSTTFNSATLATTGKGFLARDLTIENTAGAIKHQAVALRVGADLSAFYRCSFKGYQDTLYVHSLRQFYRECDIYGTVDYIFGNSAVVFQNCTLLARTPLTGQQNVFTAQGRTDPNQNTGISIHGCKVTAAPDLVPVMSSVRTYLGRPWKEYSRTVYMQSYLDSLIQPAGWLEWNGTFALSTLYYGEYGNQGPGSNTSQRVTWPGYHVMNTTDAQNFTVTNYIFGDSWLPATSIPYNGDLF comes from the exons ATGGCTTCTCAGTTGCTGCTCCTTTTGGTTGTGGTGATAGTTGTTTTATTTTCTCAAAGTGAAGGCGCCACTCCACAAAACGGCATTCAATCTGCCTGCGAATTGGCTCCTGATCGTAAATCATGCGAGTCAAGCCTTTCTGAAAATCCAGGGTCTTTACGAGGAGGCCCAAAAGATATGACTCATATTGCCCTCAACATGAGCATATCTAACGCCCAAACGGTTGGAGGCTTCATTTCCAGTGACTCCCGCAGATCATCCATGAATGCTAAGCAGAGTCAAGCCGTCGACGACTGCCTCCAACTGTACGATCTGACCGTCTATTATCTGACGGAGAGTCTGTCAATCTTGACAGATTCTTCATTACAATGGAAAGATGCAGTGGATATTCAGAGCTATCTGAGTGCAGCCCTGACGAGCCAGATCACCTGTCTCGACGGCCTCAACGAAGCAAACATCGATCTCCATTTGCTGTCTTTCACAGATCATGTGCCAAACGCGTCCCGGTCAGTGAGTAATTCCCTGGCTATTGTAGAGAAGCTTTTTATCAGAGCCATGAAGTCCTCAAAAACTTCAGTCCACAGCCGACGCTTGTTATCTGACGCCCATCAAGTTGATCACGAACCCCTCGACGACGACTTCTCGTCGTGGTTATCTGGAGAGGACAGAAGATTGCTTCTTCAGACTGTAGCCGGCGTCAATTTGACAGGAAACATGGTGACGGTGGCGCGGAATGGCAGCGGTGATTACACCACAATCACTGATGCCATTAATGCCGTTGCAAACAAAAGTGCAAACAGATCAGTGATTTATGTAACCGCAGGAGTGTACGAGGAATACGTAAGCGTGGCGAGTAACAAATATAATATCATGCTCATTGGAGATGGAAAAGACGTCACTGTGATCACTGGTAACAGAAGCTTTGTAGATGGCTCCACTACTTTCAACTCTGCCACTCTCG CCACGACTGGGAAAGGTTTTCTTGCAAGAGACCTCACAATTGAGAACACAGCAGGTGCAATAAAGCACCAGGCCGTTGCTCTACGGGTGGGAGCAGATTTATCTGCTTTTTACAGGTGCAGCTTCAAAGGGTATCAAGACACTCTGTACGTGCACTCACTCCGTCAATTCTACAGAGAATGTGATATCTATGGCACTGTAGATTACATATTCGGCAACTCCGCTGTAGTATTCCAAAACTGCACTCTTTTGGCACGAACACCATTGACCGGGCAGCAGAATGTATTCACAGCTCAAGGTAGAACAGACCCAAATCAAAACACGGGGATATCGATTCACGGCTGTAAGGTTACTGCGGCCCCTGATCTGGTTCCTGTTATGAGCTCTGTCCGTACGTACCTGGGGAGGCCATGGAAAGAGTACTCACGTACTGTTTACATGCAATCTTATTTGGATAGTTTGATCCAGCCGGCTGGGTGGTTAGAATGGAATGGTACATTTGCCTTGAGCACGTTGTATTATGGTGAATACGGAAATCAAGGTCCAGGGTCAAATACTTCACAGCGAGTTACTTGGCCTGGTTATCATGTAATGAACACAACTGACGCTCAAAATTTCACGGTAACTAACTACATCTTTGGTGATTCATGGTTACCAGCAACTTCCATACCTTATAATGGAGACttgttttaa